GTTTTACACTCCCGAGTCCCGCTCCCTGCTCAATCTTTGCTACCGTGGAAAACGGAACAGCCTCGCCACGAAGATTGATGAGATTCATAGAACCGATATTCGAAATGTCTTCCCTGAATGCCGCCGGGAATCGCACAATGACATCGTATTCTTCGTCGCCTTCTCGATAATCACCGGCCTTGCGTCCTTCAATGGCCGCCTGAACCGTGATTCCGATAAACGCCGTGTTGAGTCCCGTTTTCCAGGCTTGCTGGCGGTCCACTATGACGCGAACTTCCGGTTTGCCTCGGTTGTAGTCATCGCGCAAGTCAACGAGGCCGGGAACATCCTTAATCTCGTTCCGAATCTCCTTTGCCAACGATGCAAGCGTCTCAAAACTGTCGCCGCTAATCTCGATATTGATGGGCGGCCCGGTTGGCGGTCCCATGTCCATTTGCTCGATCCGAACCGTCGCGCCGGTGACGCCTTCCAGTTGCCCACGGACCTTCTCGACGATTTCGCTGGGCATGACTTTGCAGTCCGCCAGCTTGGGGAAGTCCATGGTTACACGGCTGAGGTGAGTCGTATTGGAGCGTCGCTGTCCCGTCAGGCTGGCCCCCTGCGAGCCGACGTTGGCGATGACGTGTTCCAGTTCACCGCGTTCAAGGTAAGGCATGAGAACCTCTTCCACCTGCTTTACATACTGGTCCGATGTCGCGAGGTTGGTGCCTTCGGGGCATTCGATATCGATGTTGGCCTGCGGAGGTTCAACAGTCGGCGTGAATTCCAGCTTGGCTGTGGAAAAGAACTCGACCGAAACGGCGATCAGCGCCGTCACGCAGAACAGCATGGTCACGACGCGGTATTCCAGGGACAAACGCAAGAACTTGCGATAGGCTTTCAGCAACGGATGGCGCTTGACCTTTCCATCCTGCTTCTCCGCTTCTTTTGTAGGCATCAGGTCAGCGGCCAATGCAGGATTCACGACCATGCCCACAAACAAGGAACCCATCAATGCAAGAATCACGGTGATTGGCAGATACACCATGAACTTGCCCCAAATGCCGGGCCAGAAGAACATGGGGACAAAAGCCACGACTGTTGTCACGGTGGAACCTATAATGGGCCAAGCCACTTCGGCTGCACCCATCTTTGCGGCCTCCACACGCGAATATCCCAACTGCATGTGCCTGTGGATGTTCTCGATGATGACGATGCCGTTGTCCACCAGCATCCCCAGGGCCAGAGTCAGGCTAAAGAGCACGACCATGTTCATGGTGATGCCGGACATGTAAAGCACCGCGAACGTGATTAACATCGATATCGGAATGGCGAGCGCGATGAAAACCGAGTTCACGATTCCGAGAAACATGAAGATGATGCCTACCACGAGAATCAACCCGCTCAGCATGCTGTTCTCAAGCTCGCGAACCATGTCGCGTACGAAATCGGACTCGTCCCAAAGCGTGGCGATCTCGATGCCGCTGGGCATGCGCGTCTTTTCGGTGTCGAGCAACTCGCGAACTCGGTCGGCGACTTCAATGATGTTCTGCCCCGTGCGCTTGGATATGGCCAACGTGACGGAGGGCTGGCCGTCCACGCGCGACAAGGAATCGATGTCTTTGAAACCGTCTCGAACGGTGGCAATGTCGCGCAAATACACGACGCCCTCGGGACCCATCTTTACGACCAGTCCCGTTAACTCGTCGGGAGTCTTGAACTCGCCCGGAGTTCGCATCAGGAACTTGGCTTCACCCAAGTCCATGGTGCCGCCCGGCGTGTTCACGTTTTCGAGGCGCGTAATCTCTACGAGATCGGCCATGGAGATCCCGTACTGAGCAACCCGATCGGGGTCGACCTCGATTTGGATTTCGCGCTCCACGCCGCCGATGATCTGCGCATCGAGCACTCCGGGAACGGCCTCAATTAAGTCTTCGAGATCTTCCGCGACCTCGTTGAGTACGGGCAGTCCGACATTGCCCTTGAGAGAAACCAAGACAATCGGCAATTCGCCGAGGTTGATTTCGTTTATCATCGGGTCGTCGGCTTCTTGCGGAATGTCCGGCTTCGCCAAGTCGACCTTATCTCGGACTTTCTGGAGGGCGTCATCGATCGCCGTATCGGGCTCGAATTCAATGACGATACTCGATGCCCCCTCGACGCTGTTTGAAGTGATCTCTTTGACGTCCGAAAGACCGGTGAGCTTTCGCTCGATGGGAACGGTGACGAGCGACTCCATGTCTTCGGGCGAAACGCCCTCGTAGGTCGTGGTAACGACTACATAGGGAACAATGATTTCAGGGTTTGATTCGCGAGGGATAACGGCGTAGGAAAACCCGCCGAAAATAACGATGATTACTACCAGCACATACACCGACGTGCTGCGGTTTACGGAGAGATCAATGAGTTTCACGGCAGGGTCTCTTGAACCTTGACCGGCTCACCCGGACGAACGTCGTGCTGTCCGACAACGATGAGGTGGTCGCCCGCCTTGAGACCGGCGGTAACCTGGACGGAACTCCCTTTGACAACGCCTGTCTCGATCTGTCGCACAACCGCATTGCCGTTCTCTTCAACGAACACAACTCTCTTATCATCCAGCAATGCGCTCGCGAAGATGGGGATAACGATAGTATCGGGATAAACACCGCGCACGAGCTCGGCGCGTGCAATCATGCCGGGCTTGATCACAGCTTCTGCGTTCCCAACTTCGACTTCGGTCAGGAAGGTGTGCGTTGTTGGATCGGCAGTGGGAGTCATTTTGGATATGACTCCATCGAAGTCCCTATCTGGCATAGCGTCCAACGCGATTTTTACCTTGTCGCCAACCTTGAACTTCAACACATCACGCTCTGGCACGCCGACTTTGACCTTTACTCTATCCAATTGCACAAGACGGACAAGCGGCTTGCCTGTGTCGGTAAACTCGTCCTTTTCCATGAAAATGCGATCGACGATTGCGTCGAACGGAGCTTTCACGATGCTCTTGTTCAATTGGATTTGCAGCGAGCGAAGGCTGGCTTCTGTTACGTCCCGATTGGCGACGGCGCTGTCCTTGTTTTGCTGAGCGGCAACGCCACGGTCCACCAAACGTTGTGTCCGGTCAAAATCCTGCTTGGCAAGCCGGAACTGCGCTTCAGCCTGATCATACGCGGCACGGATACTCTCCGTGTCGATCTGAAACAGGACCTGACCCTCTTTTACGTGATCTCCTTCTTCGATATTCTTCGCTTCGATCTTGCCACCGATTTCGGCGCTTAGCATGACTTCCTTCCATGCCTCAACCGTGCCGGTAAGCCGAAGGGTATCTTCAAGCGTTGTGTTCTTGAGGACTTCGATGTTTACGTTTGGGATTTTGACCGCGTGGTTTTCTGTGGCAGCTTTGGCTTGCTCCACTTCCTTATCGACTCCCGCGACAACTCCACCGCCCGCAGCTTGAAGCATTGAGCCGAAGCCCACGGCGATGGTCCGCCAGCCAATGGCAGAGATGACCACGAGCGCCCCCGCGCACAATACAATTGCGCATGCTACCAGAGTAATAAACGATTTCTTCATACCGTAATGACCGTGTCGACGCGTTTTGGCTCATCTTCGGCTGCACTGCCGACTGCGTACGCGCCTACCGTGTTATCCCGTCAGCTAAGGATTGACGGGTGCTGTCCTAGAATAGGCCCCCTCAAGAAAAATGTCCACCAGACTCTCCCCCAAAGCT
This genomic window from Candidatus Hydrogenedentota bacterium contains:
- a CDS encoding efflux RND transporter permease subunit; amino-acid sequence: MKLIDLSVNRSTSVYVLVVIIVIFGGFSYAVIPRESNPEIIVPYVVVTTTYEGVSPEDMESLVTVPIERKLTGLSDVKEITSNSVEGASSIVIEFEPDTAIDDALQKVRDKVDLAKPDIPQEADDPMINEINLGELPIVLVSLKGNVGLPVLNEVAEDLEDLIEAVPGVLDAQIIGGVEREIQIEVDPDRVAQYGISMADLVEITRLENVNTPGGTMDLGEAKFLMRTPGEFKTPDELTGLVVKMGPEGVVYLRDIATVRDGFKDIDSLSRVDGQPSVTLAISKRTGQNIIEVADRVRELLDTEKTRMPSGIEIATLWDESDFVRDMVRELENSMLSGLILVVGIIFMFLGIVNSVFIALAIPISMLITFAVLYMSGITMNMVVLFSLTLALGMLVDNGIVIIENIHRHMQLGYSRVEAAKMGAAEVAWPIIGSTVTTVVAFVPMFFWPGIWGKFMVYLPITVILALMGSLFVGMVVNPALAADLMPTKEAEKQDGKVKRHPLLKAYRKFLRLSLEYRVVTMLFCVTALIAVSVEFFSTAKLEFTPTVEPPQANIDIECPEGTNLATSDQYVKQVEEVLMPYLERGELEHVIANVGSQGASLTGQRRSNTTHLSRVTMDFPKLADCKVMPSEIVEKVRGQLEGVTGATVRIEQMDMGPPTGPPINIEISGDSFETLASLAKEIRNEIKDVPGLVDLRDDYNRGKPEVRVIVDRQQAWKTGLNTAFIGITVQAAIEGRKAGDYREGDEEYDVIVRFPAAFREDISNIGSMNLINLRGEAVPFSTVAKIEQGAGLGSVKRIDRKRTVTVAAEVEGDKSSPEVLNDVRNKLASFELPAGYSISYTGENEDSEETETFLGRAFIAALLLIALVLVAQFNSILQPIIIMTSVILSLGGVFLGLYIHNMPFGILMTGIGCISLAGVVVNNAIVLLDFINELRARGVPLYDAVVEAGTTRFRPVMLTAVTTVLGLIPMATGVSFDFFTFKWTQGGESSQWWGSMAIAVIYGLSFATLLTLVVVPTLYTMVIDFGEFFARMFTRRTVPRDEAMVK
- a CDS encoding efflux RND transporter periplasmic adaptor subunit, which gives rise to MKKSFITLVACAIVLCAGALVVISAIGWRTIAVGFGSMLQAAGGGVVAGVDKEVEQAKAATENHAVKIPNVNIEVLKNTTLEDTLRLTGTVEAWKEVMLSAEIGGKIEAKNIEEGDHVKEGQVLFQIDTESIRAAYDQAEAQFRLAKQDFDRTQRLVDRGVAAQQNKDSAVANRDVTEASLRSLQIQLNKSIVKAPFDAIVDRIFMEKDEFTDTGKPLVRLVQLDRVKVKVGVPERDVLKFKVGDKVKIALDAMPDRDFDGVISKMTPTADPTTHTFLTEVEVGNAEAVIKPGMIARAELVRGVYPDTIVIPIFASALLDDKRVVFVEENGNAVVRQIETGVVKGSSVQVTAGLKAGDHLIVVGQHDVRPGEPVKVQETLP